The proteins below are encoded in one region of Syntrophotalea carbinolica DSM 2380:
- a CDS encoding response regulator, producing MPDILKVLITRDLLPYFESDRDFARQEGFSLQVVEDGAAAWKELDQAWPNLVMMDLNAAGMPGDEFCRRLNKERQLRHIPVVLMVESQEPKELNRCLKARCADILFKPLSKHLLMAAARRILGLTYRTFPRIPMCLEVSYGDAPGERQTGACVNLCSGGMFIETVRPLPVEQRLHLEFVLPGTTRHIACQASVAWVNDAQNPVNKNLPAGMGLQFLSLNLTELLAICRYIRRRSIAPEG from the coding sequence ATGCCCGATATCCTCAAAGTACTGATCACCCGCGATTTGTTGCCATATTTCGAATCGGACAGGGATTTTGCCCGACAGGAAGGATTTTCCCTGCAGGTGGTCGAAGATGGCGCCGCGGCATGGAAGGAACTGGATCAGGCCTGGCCTAACCTGGTGATGATGGATCTTAACGCCGCAGGCATGCCGGGAGACGAATTCTGCCGCCGCCTTAACAAGGAACGGCAATTGCGGCATATTCCGGTGGTGCTGATGGTGGAAAGCCAGGAACCCAAGGAGCTCAACCGGTGTCTCAAGGCGCGCTGCGCGGATATTCTGTTCAAACCGTTGAGCAAACATCTGCTGATGGCTGCGGCACGCCGCATCCTGGGGTTGACCTACCGTACCTTTCCGCGCATTCCCATGTGCCTGGAAGTATCCTATGGCGATGCGCCCGGCGAAAGGCAGACCGGCGCGTGCGTCAACCTGTGTAGCGGGGGTATGTTTATCGAAACCGTACGGCCGTTGCCCGTCGAGCAACGATTGCACCTCGAATTCGTTCTGCCCGGCACCACCAGGCATATCGCCTGCCAGGCCAGCGTAGCCTGGGTAAACGACGCCCAGAACCCCGTCAACAAAAACCTGCCGGCCGGCATGGGTCTGCAGTTTCTCTCCCTCAACCTGACGGAGCTACTCGCCATCTGCCGTTATATCCGCCGGCGCAGCATTGCGCCCGAGGGCTGA